CGTTCTCAATCACCTACGCGCCACCGCCCAAGTCCAATTGGTACAAATAACATAGATAACCGCCGCCCCGGGGGCACCGGATTTCCATGGATATTACCGCCGGCAATCGTATAGCACAAAACAGCGGACGCAGACCGGCCCCGGCACCAGAATGCGCAGGACTGGCCGCGCTGGCAGGCCGCAATCGACTTGCGTGATGTGGCGCCGCGCAGGAGACGCGAGTCTTGGCGCGGGACAAAAAAGTCGAAGAATCCGGACACGCGCTTGCGCATTTCGCTCTATCGGGATTTTCAGTCATACCCAAACGATGTAAGAGCACTTTTTTGCGCACCCTACCATCGTGGGCACTTGTTGCGGTTGCAACCGCTGCGAGCCCATTCTGCGGCGAATGCCGGGACACACCGACATGCTGCTTTGGGGAAAATCACTGCCTGTCGTCGCGTCGCCAAGACGTGAGGGAGCCTTTTGCCCCGCGGAAGCGCGCGCATGGGTCACTGCTCGCAAGCTGTCGTTCATGTAACGGCGGTGTCTGCCTAGAAGAGAGGTGTGCAATGCAAAACCAAGCTTCAATACAGAGGAAACCTTCGCTGCTGAAAAAGTGTCTCGCCGCAGGCGCGCTGCTGCTTGCCGGCACCACAATGCTGGCACCGGTGGCCGATGCGCGGGACTATCCCAACCCCTATAACAATCCATACACCAACCGCTCCAACAACTCCTACTACAACCTCAACTCCAACGCAGTGCCGCCTTACGCCCGCGACCGCTCCATGTACGATGGTTCGGCCTGGTGGCGCCGCGACGTCGTCGGCGGCGCCTCGTATATCAAAATCGACCTGAGTGAACAGAGGGCGTATTTTTACAAGGGTGGCCGCCTGGCCGGGGTTTCACCGGTGTCCACGGGTATGGCCGGCCATCGCACCCCCACCGGTAACTTCCGTATCTCCGAGAAGGAGATCAACCACGAGTCCACGCTGTACGGCCACTATGTGGATCGTCGCGGTTACGTGCTGAGAAGCAATGTGGATGTGCGTCGCGATCGCAGACCGCCCGGTGCTGTTTTTCGCGGTGCGTCGATGGACTTTATGATGCGGGTCAACGGCGCGGTGACCATGCACGCGGGTCGCGTGCCCGGCTACCCGGCCTCGCACGGCTGTATCCGCCTGCCCTGGCATATGGCGAAAATATTCTTCGCCAACGCAAGGGTCGGCACCAAGGTATCGGTCGTGCCGTGATCACGGCGCCAACAAAAAAGCCGGGGCACTGCCCCGGCTTTTTTGTTGGCGGAAAATCAGCCCGCCGACTTCTGCACTGCAGTGGCACTCTGTTGCCGCTCCAGCCCGGTAAAGTAATCGTGCGCGGCTCGATTGACGCGCCCGGCCAGCAACAGTGTGGATATCATCGTCGGTATCGCCATCACCGCGTACATGCCGATAATAATATTGTTGACCGCATTCAACGAGGCCACGGCGCCCACCACAATCAGGAGGATATAGACCGCGGTATACAGGCTGCGGTAGCGGGTGCCGAACAGGAACACAAAACACTTCACGCCGTAATACCACATGGTGACGATGGTGCTGAACGCCAGCGGTACCACCATCAGCAACAACAGCAGCGGGCCGACTGCGCCGAATACTTCGGAGAAAGCATCGGCGGTCAGGGACACCCCTTCGATGCCCTGGCCGTGCTGCCACGCACCGGTGAGCAGGATGACCAGCGCCGTGCAGGTGCAGATCAGCAGTGTATCGATAATCGGCCCGGTCATCGCCACCACTCCCTCGCGGATCGGCTCCTGCGTCTTGGCCGCGCCATGGGCCAGGGACTCCGTGCCGATACCCGCTTCATTGGAGAAAGCACCGCGGCTGATACCGGTGGTGATCACGGTACCCAGCGTGCCGCCGACCACGGCCTTGCCGCTAAACGCATCGCTGAAGAT
This region of Microbulbifer sp. SAOS-129_SWC genomic DNA includes:
- a CDS encoding L,D-transpeptidase family protein, with protein sequence MQNQASIQRKPSLLKKCLAAGALLLAGTTMLAPVADARDYPNPYNNPYTNRSNNSYYNLNSNAVPPYARDRSMYDGSAWWRRDVVGGASYIKIDLSEQRAYFYKGGRLAGVSPVSTGMAGHRTPTGNFRISEKEINHESTLYGHYVDRRGYVLRSNVDVRRDRRPPGAVFRGASMDFMMRVNGAVTMHAGRVPGYPASHGCIRLPWHMAKIFFANARVGTKVSVVP